The following proteins come from a genomic window of Limnohabitans sp. 103DPR2:
- a CDS encoding class I SAM-dependent methyltransferase, which yields MSNLIRWPLTALGVWGAAWYVFIFLVEQGMHSSVAMLFSTFVGVSAAAMGWHRGMSQARSAALAMGFPVSFWLLGTASIPAWVWLLPLVMIVWIYPMRAWRDAPVFPTPLNALRDVPRYAILPAQAKILDAGCGAGDGLKALRLAYVNAQWIGIEFSRPLSWLAKFRCPWAEVRCGDIWQDHWGAYDMVYLFQRPETMPRAVEKAKAEMKPGAWLVSLEFEAAELKPTAKTEASPGRPVWLYQAPFTGQSRETR from the coding sequence TTGTCAAATCTGATCCGTTGGCCTTTGACTGCCCTAGGGGTTTGGGGCGCTGCTTGGTATGTGTTCATCTTCTTGGTGGAACAAGGCATGCATTCCTCGGTGGCCATGTTGTTTTCCACCTTCGTAGGCGTCTCGGCGGCTGCCATGGGCTGGCACCGGGGCATGTCGCAAGCGCGCTCGGCGGCACTGGCCATGGGTTTTCCGGTGTCGTTTTGGTTGTTGGGGACAGCCAGCATTCCCGCATGGGTTTGGTTGCTGCCCCTGGTGATGATTGTTTGGATTTACCCCATGCGTGCGTGGCGTGACGCGCCTGTGTTTCCAACGCCGCTGAACGCCCTGCGCGATGTGCCGCGCTATGCCATCTTGCCTGCGCAAGCCAAAATCTTAGATGCCGGTTGTGGCGCCGGCGATGGACTCAAGGCCTTGCGATTGGCCTACGTGAATGCACAGTGGATTGGCATTGAGTTCAGCCGTCCTTTAAGTTGGTTGGCCAAGTTCAGATGCCCATGGGCCGAAGTGCGGTGTGGCGACATTTGGCAAGACCATTGGGGTGCTTACGACATGGTCTATTTGTTTCAACGTCCCGAAACCATGCCGCGCGCCGTTGAAAAAGCCAAGGCAGAAATGAAACCTGGCGCTTGGCTGGTCAGCTTGGAGTTTGAAGCAGCAGAACTCAAGCCAACCGCCAAAACCGAGGCCAGTCCAGGCCGGCCCGTTTGGTTATACCAAGCGCCTTTTACGGGTCAATCCCGAGAGACAAGATAG